Proteins encoded within one genomic window of Ostrinia nubilalis chromosome 5, ilOstNubi1.1, whole genome shotgun sequence:
- the LOC135072129 gene encoding nuclear pore complex protein Nup154, producing MMPSIVSSSVDVPRPSDGSKMQLECLELAGCTLDRYISSDNSRPSFLEITGIAAQRSPTCSGLNAGDYRNLEVLLNHPNLSQLKILNKVPLPPEIMEHFAHMQCHCLMGVFPEISRVWLAIDSNIYVWAFEHGCDVAYFDGLGETIVSVGLVKPKPGVFQSFVKYLLVLTTTVEIVVLGVTFSSSKNDGSSEFQEIHLVPEPVFVLPTDGVSMMSVKSTAKGRIFMGGKDGCLYEITYQAQLGWFGKHCKKVNHSTSALSFLVPSFLNAALYDEDPIVKIEVDNSRNILYTLSEKGCIEVFDLGADGEGLSRVVRFTQGKILTSALDIVKTLEPINFKPVVAISAVEESESEHLNLVAVTQTGARLYFSTGSGDANQGGSQRPQYLTLLHVRLPPGFTPNASVLRPKQVHSAVHENGCLVMVCSTGNGAEAETLWCLSRVLPGPGFSEAHSLLALDGPAWALTALPAPRAAHLSPAMVARKAGKRRNYTNVAVLPGPGFSEAHSLLALDGPAWALTALPAPRAAHLSPAMVARKARKRRNYTNLAVLPGPGFSEAHSLLALDGPAWALTALPAPRAAHLSPAMVARKEVWSVSRWAVVTGAGAAVLAAGAAPDLLRSLLRDCRGPEAHAVKDFFQLHSVEQACACAVYLACEDATSNDLSVSEWAARAFFLYGAQLAPAPLLPHQTSQLPSSIGSPKFSPRQMSTPMSMRGPQGQMQPGKLNQSYQQAAMNQSFPGSPNQSMMPQSPFQQNMMSPTPFNQSSFVGNVTQQQRDQNFPIQVEYSAKHNGLYIYIGRILAPIWNLKCVSKSLTPDNKEFMSSNVTGEDCAFTVQKLQRAAAFAQRVVAPPHSDEHASLQALKMFITMAIEMLSLWKVLCEHQFHVIASSLPPEQQSALQAASFRELLVGGQEVACLLLGSLVAGYLRDNASVDGISQKLRQLCPTLYRKEDATCSKANELLMFAKQQKNPTEREEMLQHALKLCMDVAPNVNLPLVCAKLVSAGFYSGVVQLCRACAARLDPHDKALHHYSSDQPAQDREGHLAYYRRYIDKALHHYSSDQPAQDREGHLAYYRRYINKALHHYSSDQPAQDREGHLAYYRRYIDKDLHHYSSDQPAQDREGHLAYYRRMDIYREVCNALERLYERSVETGSEPAPLRSQSQSTTDTMMTLSPADANYQGRKLVWECLACDDELLHVAVYQWLVSKNLGAELLSLGSAPPASLRRYLAAGARAASPQAALQLLDLLWKVLEKCGDHLAAAHVLEGLATKPGSGALLSQRISWLSAGVVCVRGAGAGGPGGGELLRRLEEAGEVARVQAAVRAAAAALPRPLQPPPHAMHRLDDELLEVTQAAVRAAAAALPRPLQPPPHAMHRLDDELLEVTQAAVRAAAAALPRPLQPPPHAMHRLDDELLEVTQAAVRAAAAALPRPLQPPPHAMHRLDDELLEVTQAAVRAAAAALPRPLQPPPHAMHRLDDELLEVTQAAVRAAAAALPRPLQPPPHAMHRLDDELLEVTQAAVRAAAAALPRPLQPPPHAMHRLDDELLEVTQAAVRAAAAALPRPLQPPPHAMHRLDDELLEVTQAAVRAAAAALPRPLQPPPHAMHRLDDELLEVTQAAVRAAAAALPRPLQPPPHAMHRLDDELLEVTQAAVRAAAAALPRPLQPPPHAMHRLDDELLEVTQLYEEYADRYNLWECKLAIVQCSGHNDALLVENIWSNILAEAEAAARGCLTADEKLGSVLSKLTTLGREYVHTGHCFPLYFIVRQLEIMSCKLQADQSMVFKAVLNIGVSLEQVLDIYIKLVSVNERVWLGCGDETHVCSVAALLLESARGELAPLEAAARRRALARCKDLHEAALSSLQVCTGRLRAEPRVCSVAALLLESARGELAPLEAAARRRALARCKDLHEAALSSLQVCTGRLRAEPRVCSVAALLLESARGELAPLEAAARRRALARCKDLHEAALSSLQVCTGRLRAEPRVCSVAALLLESARGELAPLEAAARRRALARCKDLHEAALSSLQARPNTQRLMDRLTVAQAHLDRLD from the exons ATG ATGCCAAGTATAGTAAGTAGTAGTGTCGACGTACCTCGCCCATCGGACGGAAGCAAAATGCAGCTGGAGTGCTTGGAATTGGCTGGTTGTACCTTAGACCGGTACATAAGCTCTGATAATTCGCGCCCTTCGTTTTTGgag ATAACTGGAATAGCAGCCCAAAGGAGTCCAACATGCAGTGGATTGAACGCTGGAGACTACAGAAACCTCGAAGTCCTGCTCAATCATCCAAATTTATCACAGTTGAAAATACTAAATAAGGTTCCACTGCCACCAGAAATAATGGAACATTTTGCCC ATATGCAATGTCATTGCCTGATGGGGGTGTTTCCAGAAATCAGTCGAGTTTGGCTTGCAATAGATAGCAATATTTATGTGTGGGCTTTTGAACATGGTTGTGATGTAGCATACTTTGATGGCCTAGGAGAGACCATCGTCAGCGTGGGGTTAGTCAAGCCTAAACCGGGGGTATTCCAAAGTTTTGTAAAGTATTTACTGGTTTTGACCACTACAGTTGAAATTGTAGTATTAG GTGTTACATTTTCCTCAAGCAAAAATGATGGCTCATCAGAATTCCAAGAAATACACTTAGTACCAGAACCAGTTTTTGTTTTGCCAACTGATGGTGTATCTATGATGTCAGTCAAGTCCACTGCAAAAGGTCGCATATTTATGGGTGGAAAAGATGGATGTTTGTATGAAATCACATACCAG GCTCAATTGGGATGGTTTGGCAAACACTGTAAAAAAGTAAATCATTCAACCAGTGCTTTATCATTCTTGGTGCCATCATTCCTCAATGCAGCTTTATACGATGAAGATCCTATTGTCAAAATTGAAGTGGATAACTCTAGGAACATTCTGTATACATTGAGTGAAAAAGGCTGCATTGAAGTGTTCGATTTGGGCGCTGATGGTGAGGGATTGAGTAGAGTTGTACGATTTACACAAGGAAAGATTCTTACTTCAGCTTTGGACATTGTTAA AACACTTGAGCCTATTAACTTCAAACCAGTTGTAGCAATATCAGCTGTGGAGGAGTCAGAGTCTGAACACTTAAATCTCGTAGCTGTTACGCAAACTGGTGCTAGACTTTATTTCAGTACAGGGAGTGGGGA TGCGAATCAAGGTGGTTCTCAAAGGCCTCAGTACCTCACACTACTGCATGTGAGACTTCCACCTGGATTCACTCCCAATGCCTCAGTACTCAGGCCTAAACAAGTCCACAGTGCTGTTCATGAAAACG GTTGCCTAGTGATGGTGTGTTCCACGGGCAACGGCGCCGAAGCGGAGACGCTGTGGTGCCTGTCGCGCGTGCTGCCCGGGCCCGGCTTCAGCGAGGCGCATTCCTTACTCGCGCTGGACGGGCCGGCCTGGGCGCTCACAGCGCTGCCTGCGCCCCGCGCCGCTCACTTGTCACCCGCGATGGTCGCCAGGAAAG CGGGAAAAAGACGAAATTATACCAACGTGGCGGTGCTGCCCGGGCCCGGCTTCAGCGAGGCGCATTCCTTACTCGCGCTGGACGGGCCGGCCTGGGCGCTCACAGCGCTGCCTGCGCCCCGCGCCGCTCACTTGTCACCCGCGATGGTCGCCAGGAAAG CGAGAAAAAGACGAAATTATACCAACCTGGCGGTGCTGCCCGGGCCCGGCTTCAGCGAGGCGCATTCCCTGCTCGCGCTGGACGGGCCGGCCTGGGCGCTCACAGCGCTGCCTGCGCCCCGCGCCGCTCACTTATCACCTGCGATGGTCGCCAGGAAAG aGGTGTGGAGCGTGTCTCGCTGGGCGGTGGtgaccggcgcgggcgcagcggttttggcggcgggcgcggcgcccgACCTGCTGCGCTCGCTGCTGCGCGACTGCCGCGGGCCCGAGGCGCATGCTGTTAAGGACTTCTTCCAG CTCCACAGCGTAGAGCAGGCGTGCGCGTGCGCAGTGTACCTGGCGTGCGAGGACGCGACCTCCAACGACCTGTCCGTCAGCGAGTGGGCGGCGCGCGCCTTCTTCCTGTACGGCGCGCAGCTCGCGCCGGCTCCGCTGCTGCCGCACCAGACCTCGCAGCTGCCCTCCAGTATAG GTTCACCCAAGTTTTCGCCGCGGCAAATGTCTACGCCCATGTCTATGCGAGGTCCTCAAGGGCAAATGCAGCCCGGAAAACTGAACCAGTCGTATCAACAGGCCGCAATGAACCAGTCCTTCCCCGGCTCTCCCAACCAGTCTATGATGCCGCAGTCGCCATTCCAACAAAACATGATGAGCCCCACGCCCTTCAACCAGTCTTCCTTCGTGGGGAATGTCACACAGCAGCAAAGGGATCAAAATTTCCCCATACAAGTCGAGTACAGCGCGAAACACAACGGCCTCTATATCTACATTGGAAGAATATTGGCTCCCATCTGGAATTTGAAGTGTGTTTCCAAATCGCTGACGCCTGATAACAAGGAATTT ATGAGCAGCAACGTGACGGGCGAGGATTGCGCGTTCACCGTACAGAAGCTACAGCGCGCAGCGGCCTTTGCCCAGCGCGTGGTCGCGCCGCCGCACTCCGACGAGCACGCCTCGCTGCAGGCGCTCAAGATGTTCATAA CGATGGCGATTGAAATGCTTAGCCTTTGGAAAGTACTTTGCGAACACCAGTTCCACGTTATTGCGTCTAGTCTACCTCCAGAACAGCAAAGTGCTTTGCAGGCTGCAAGCTTTAG AGAACTGCTGGTAGGAGGTCAAGAGGTTGCTTGCCTCCTTTTAGGTTCTTTGGTCGCCGGATACTTAAGAGACAACGCGTCCGTGGACGGTATCTCACAGAAGTTGAGGCAACTCTGTCCTACCCTCTATAGAAAAGAAGATGCTACTTGCTCTAAA GCCAATGAACTGTTGATGTTTGCAAAACAACAAAAGAATCCGACTGAAAGAGAAGAAATGCTACAGCACGCTTTGAAACTTTGCATG GATGTGGCTCCCAACGTGAATCTGCCTCTAGTGTGCGCCAAGCTAGTGTCGGCGGGCTTCTACTCGGGCGTGGTGCAGCTGTGCCGCGCGTGCGCCGCGCGCCTCGACCCGCACGACAAGGCGTTACACCACTACTCCAGCGACCAGCCCGCCCAGGACCGCGAGGGGCACCTGGCCTACTACCGCCG TTATATCGACAAGGCGCTGCACCACTACTCTAGCGACCAGCCCGCCCAGGACCGCGAGGGGCACCTGGCCTACTACCGCCG TTATATCAACAAGGCGCTGCACCACTACTCCAGCGACCAGCCCGCCCAGGACCGCGAGGGGCACCTGGCCTACTACCGCCG TTATATCGACAAGGACCTGCACCACTACTCCAGCGACCAGCCCGCGCAGGACCGCGAGGGGCACCTGGCCTACTACCGCCG AATGGACATATACCGGGAAGTATGCAACGCCCTAGAACGCTTGTACGAGCGCAGTGTAGAAACTGGAAGCGAGCCGGCGCCTCTTCGGTCACAATCGCAGTCCACTACAGACACAATGATGACTCTGTCGCCAGCTGACGCTAACTATCAG GGCCGAAAACTAGTATGGGAATGTTTGGCATGTGATGACGAACTCCTTCATGTTGCCGTTTATCAATGGCTTGTTTCCAAAAATCTCGGTGCAG AGCTTCTATCGCTGGGGTCGGCACCGCCGGCATCGCTGCGGCGCTATTTAGCTGCGGGGGCGCGCGCGGCGTCGCCGCAGGCCGCGCTACAACTGCTGGACCTTCTGTGGAAGGTTCTGGAGAAGTGCGGCGACCACCTCGCCGCCGCACACGTGCTCGAAGGGCTGGCTACTAAACCGGG GTCCGGCGCTCTCCTGTCCCAGCGCATATCGTGGCTGTCAGCCGGCGTGGTGTGCgtgcgcggcgccggcgccggcgggcCGGGCGGCGGCGAGCTGCTGCGGCGGCTGGAGGAGGCGGGCGAGGTGGCGCGCGTGCAGGCCGCcgtgcgcgccgccgccgccgcgctgccgcGCCCGCTGCAGCCGCCGCCGCACGCCATGCACCGCCTGGACGACGAGCTGCTGGAGGTGACGCAG GCCGCcgtgcgcgccgccgccgccgcgctgccgcGCCCGCTGCAGCCGCCGCCGCACGCCATGCACCGCCTGGACGACGAGCTGCTGGAGGTGACGCAG GCCGCcgtgcgcgccgccgccgccgcgctgccgcGCCCGCTGCAGCCGCCGCCGCACGCCATGCACCGCCTGGACGACGAGCTGCTGGAGGTGACGCAG GCCGCcgtgcgcgccgccgccgccgcgctgccgcGCCCGCTGCAGCCGCCGCCGCACGCCATGCACCGCCTGGACGACGAGCTGCTGGAGGTGACGCAG GCCGCcgtgcgcgccgccgccgccgcgctgccgcGCCCGCTGCAGCCGCCGCCGCACGCCATGCACCGCCTGGACGACGAGCTGCTGGAGGTGACGCAG GCCGCcgtgcgcgccgccgccgccgcgctgccgcGCCCGCTGCAGCCGCCGCCGCACGCCATGCACCGCCTGGACGACGAGCTGCTGGAGGTGACGCAG GCCGCcgtgcgcgccgccgccgccgcgctgccgcGCCCGCTGCAGCCGCCGCCGCACGCCATGCACCGCCTGGACGACGAGCTGCTGGAGGTGACGCAG GCCGCcgtgcgcgccgccgccgccgcgctgccgcGCCCGCTGCAGCCGCCGCCGCACGCCATGCACCGCCTGGACGACGAGCTGCTGGAGGTGACGCAG GCCGCcgtgcgcgccgccgccgccgcgctgccgcGCCCGCTGCAGCCGCCGCCGCACGCCATGCACCGCCTGGACGACGAGCTGCTGGAGGTGACGCAG GCCGCcgtgcgcgccgccgccgccgcgctgccgcGCCCGCTGCAGCCGCCGCCGCACGCCATGCACCGCCTGGACGACGAGCTGCTGGAGGTGACGCAG GCCGCcgtgcgcgccgccgccgccgcgctgccgcGCCCGCTGCAGCCGCCGCCGCACGCCATGCACCGCCTGGACGACGAGCTGCTGGAGGTGACGCAG CTATACGAAGAGTACGCCGACCGGTACAACCTATGGGAGTGCAAGTTGGCCATCGTGCAGTGCTCGGGCCACAACGACGCTCTCCTCGTCGAGAACATCTGGAGCAACATCCTCGCGGAGGCCGAGGCGGCCGCGAGAGGCTGTCTCACGGCCGACGAGAAACTGGGCTCGGTGCTTAGCAAGCTGACCACACTCGGCCGGGAGTACGTCCATACTGGGCATTGCTTCCCTCTGT ATTTCATTGTGCGCCAGCTGGAAATTATGAGCTGTAAACTTCAAGCAGATCAGAGCATGGTATTCAAAGCCGTGTTGAATATTGGTGTTTCATTAGAACAAGTACTAGACATTTATATcaa ACTCGTAAGCGTGAACGAGCGCGTGTGGCTGGGCTGCGGCGACGAGACGCACGTGTGCAGCGTTGCCGCTCTGCTGCTGGAGAGCGCCCGCGGCGAGCTGGCGCCGCTGGAGGCCGCCGCCCGCAGGCGCGCGCTCGCCCGCTGCAAGGACCTGCACGAGGCCGCGCTGTCCTCGCTCCAGGTCTGTACTGGCCGGCTGCGGGCCGAGCCCCGCGTGTGCAGCGTTGCCGCTCTGCTGCTGGAGAGCGCCCGCGGCGAGCTGGCGCCGCTGGAGGCCGCCGCCCGCAGGCGCGCGCTCGCCCGCTGCAAGGACCTGCACGAGGCCGCGCTGTCCTCGCTCCAGGTCTGTACTGGCCGGCTGCGGGCCGAGCCCCGCGTGTGCAGCGTTGCCGCTCTGCTGCTGGAGAGCGCCCGCGGCGAGCTGGCGCCGCTGGAGGCCGCCGCCCGCAGGCGCGCGCTCGCCCGCTGCAAGGACCTGCACGAGGCCGCGCTGTCCTCGCTCCAGGTCTGTACTGGCCGGCTGCGGGCCGAGCCCCGCGTGTGCAGCGTTGCCGCTCTGCTGCTGGAGAGCGCCCGCGGCGAGCTGGCGCCGCTGGAGGCCGCCGCCCGCAGGCGCGCGCTCGCCCGCTGCAAGGACCTGCACGAGGCCGCGCTGTCCTCGCTCCAG GCTCGGCCGAACACGCAGCGCCTCATGGACCGCCTCACAGTTGCGCAGGCGCACCTGGACCGCCTGGACTGA